In a single window of the Ruminococcus albus 7 = DSM 20455 genome:
- the uvrA gene encoding excinuclease ABC subunit UvrA, which yields MPINEIIIKGAREHNLKNVDLTIPRDKLIVMTGLSGSGKSSLAFDTIYADGQRRYVESLSSYARMFLGQMDKPDVDSIEGLSPAISIDQKTTSKNPRSTVGTVTEIYDYLRLLYARIGVPHCPVCGREIKQQTVDQIVDQLMALEEGTKIQLLAPIVRGRKGTHQKEFEQAKKSGYVRVRVDGITYDLSENIELEKNKKHTIEIVVDRLVIKESVKSRLTDSIETVSALTGGLVTADVIGGEEMTFSQSYACPEHGVSIGELAPRMFSFNNPYGACEKCTGLGVFKKIDPDLIVPNKNLSISEGAIKASGWNVSDDSSIANMYFRAISDEYGVPLDKPVSELTEEQLDLFLYGTGDHKLHLSRGSKFYKAEYDSAFEGIIPNLERRYKESNSDWSKADIESNMSEEACPACKGRRLRSESLSVTVGGLNIAELCDKSVVAVLGFLESVDLTEREKLIGERIIKEIKDRLGFLASVGLEYLTLSRSAGTLSGGESQRIRLATQIGSSLVGVLYILDEPSIGLHQRDNDKLIATLKRLRDLGNTLIVVEHDEDTMYAADHIVDIGPGAGIHGGEVVAQGTVEDIKACERSITGQYLSGRRKIPVPTERRKGNGKFLTVKGARQNNLKNIDVKIPLGTFTCVTGVSGSGKSSLVNEIINKYLSAKLNRAKVRAGEFDKMEGVSHLDKVININQSPIGRTPRSNPATYTGVFTDIRELFAQTQDAKMKGYNSGRFSFNVKGGRCEACEGDGIIKIEMHFLPDVYVPCEVCGGKRYNRETLEVKYKGKSIYDVLEMTVEEGVQFFTNMPKIQRKLQTLYEVGLGYVKIGQPATTLSGGEAQRVKLATELAKRATGRTIYILDEPTTGLHTADVHKLIEVLQRLADAGNTVLVIEHNLDVIKTADHIIDLGPEGGDKGGTVVCTGTPEEIAACEESYTGQYLSKFIIHNS from the coding sequence ATGCCCATTAACGAAATAATCATAAAGGGTGCGAGGGAGCATAACCTTAAAAATGTGGATCTTACGATCCCACGTGACAAGCTGATAGTTATGACGGGGCTTTCGGGATCGGGTAAGAGTTCGCTGGCTTTTGATACTATATATGCGGACGGTCAGAGAAGATATGTGGAATCACTGTCCTCTTATGCAAGAATGTTCCTGGGGCAGATGGACAAGCCCGATGTTGACAGTATTGAAGGGCTTTCCCCTGCGATATCCATAGATCAGAAGACTACATCGAAGAATCCGCGTTCAACTGTGGGCACTGTTACGGAGATATATGACTACCTGCGTCTTTTGTATGCGAGGATAGGTGTGCCACACTGCCCTGTTTGCGGACGAGAGATAAAACAGCAGACAGTCGATCAGATAGTCGATCAGCTGATGGCGCTGGAAGAGGGTACCAAGATACAGCTTCTCGCTCCCATAGTGCGTGGAAGAAAGGGTACTCACCAGAAGGAGTTCGAGCAGGCTAAGAAGTCCGGCTATGTACGCGTGAGGGTGGACGGCATAACCTATGATCTTTCGGAGAATATAGAGCTTGAAAAGAACAAGAAGCATACTATCGAGATAGTGGTTGACAGGCTTGTTATCAAGGAGAGCGTAAAATCGAGACTGACGGATAGTATCGAAACTGTGTCCGCGCTGACGGGCGGACTTGTGACGGCTGATGTTATCGGCGGCGAGGAAATGACGTTCTCGCAGAGCTATGCCTGCCCTGAACACGGAGTGTCCATAGGGGAGCTTGCACCCAGAATGTTCTCGTTCAACAATCCCTACGGTGCCTGTGAGAAGTGTACGGGTCTGGGAGTTTTCAAAAAGATAGATCCCGACCTGATAGTGCCGAACAAGAATCTATCCATATCCGAGGGCGCTATCAAGGCGAGCGGCTGGAACGTTTCTGACGATAGCTCAATAGCCAATATGTATTTCAGGGCGATATCCGATGAATACGGCGTGCCGCTGGATAAGCCCGTCAGCGAACTGACAGAGGAACAGCTCGACCTGTTCCTGTATGGTACAGGCGACCACAAACTTCATCTTTCACGCGGCAGCAAGTTCTACAAGGCGGAGTATGATTCAGCTTTTGAGGGAATAATCCCCAATCTGGAAAGACGTTATAAGGAATCGAACAGCGATTGGTCAAAGGCTGATATCGAATCGAATATGAGCGAGGAAGCCTGCCCTGCCTGCAAGGGCAGAAGACTTCGTTCCGAGAGCCTTAGCGTGACTGTGGGCGGACTGAATATTGCGGAGCTTTGCGATAAGTCTGTTGTGGCAGTTCTGGGATTTCTTGAAAGTGTTGATCTGACAGAACGCGAAAAACTCATAGGCGAGAGGATAATCAAGGAGATAAAGGACAGACTGGGATTCCTTGCCAGCGTGGGTCTTGAATACCTGACACTGTCCCGTTCTGCGGGTACGCTTTCTGGCGGCGAGAGCCAGAGAATAAGGCTTGCTACGCAGATAGGTTCGTCATTGGTGGGCGTGCTTTATATCCTTGATGAGCCGTCTATCGGTCTGCACCAGAGGGACAATGATAAGCTGATAGCTACGCTGAAACGTCTGCGCGACCTTGGCAACACGCTGATAGTGGTCGAGCATGACGAGGATACCATGTATGCCGCTGACCATATAGTCGATATAGGTCCGGGAGCAGGCATACACGGCGGTGAAGTCGTGGCGCAGGGTACGGTGGAAGATATCAAAGCCTGCGAACGCTCGATAACAGGGCAGTACCTCAGCGGAAGAAGAAAGATACCCGTACCGACAGAAAGGCGCAAGGGCAACGGTAAATTCCTGACAGTAAAGGGTGCTAGGCAGAACAATCTGAAAAATATAGACGTTAAGATACCGCTGGGAACTTTCACCTGTGTTACAGGTGTATCGGGCAGCGGAAAGAGTTCATTGGTGAACGAGATCATCAACAAATACCTTTCTGCAAAACTTAACCGCGCGAAAGTAAGGGCGGGAGAGTTCGATAAAATGGAGGGTGTATCCCATCTCGATAAAGTAATAAATATCAACCAATCCCCCATAGGCAGAACACCGAGATCGAACCCTGCGACCTATACAGGCGTTTTCACCGATATCCGTGAGCTTTTCGCCCAGACACAGGACGCGAAGATGAAAGGCTACAATTCGGGAAGATTTTCTTTCAACGTAAAGGGCGGACGATGCGAAGCCTGCGAGGGCGACGGCATAATCAAGATTGAGATGCACTTCCTGCCTGATGTGTACGTGCCCTGTGAGGTCTGCGGAGGAAAGCGGTATAACCGCGAAACTTTGGAAGTAAAATACAAGGGTAAGAGTATATACGATGTACTGGAAATGACAGTTGAGGAAGGTGTGCAGTTCTTCACGAATATGCCGAAAATACAGCGCAAATTGCAGACCCTTTACGAAGTAGGTCTGGGATATGTGAAGATAGGTCAGCCTGCGACAACGCTTTCGGGCGGTGAAGCACAGCGCGTGAAGCTTGCGACTGAGCTTGCAAAGCGTGCGACGGGACGCACCATATATATCCTTGATGAGCCGACAACAGGTCTGCATACGGCGGACGTTCACAAGCTGATAGAAGTTCTGCAAAGGCTTGCCGATGCGGGAAATACTGTGCTTGTGATAGAGCATAATCTCGATGTTATAAAGACAGCTGACCACATAATCGACCTGGGACCCGAGGGCGGTGACAAGGGCGGTACAGTGGTATGTACAGGCACACCCGAGGAGATAGCGGCTTGTGAGGAGAGCTATACTGGTCAATATCTTTCTAAATTCATAATTCACAATTCGTAA
- a CDS encoding Na/Pi cotransporter family protein: MSIFFNILVAIGGLAMFMYGMKTLSSGLEKSAGGLMEKILAKVSGNIFTSIFFGAVVTAAVQSSTATTVIVIGLVNAGLLKLRGAVGIIMGANIGTTMTAHILRLASVGESDSFLINLVNPVNLSAILAIAGMGIIMFSKKNKKKTVGEILLGVAILFTGITTMKNSIGPLFKDPDTVQKIFSLLKNPALGILVGIVVTICTQSSAAAVGILQIIASGSGGAVLFASAFPIIMGTNIGTCATPLLSSLKSSKNAKRAALLHFYFNSIGTILFLIVIYAVQFTVGWSFWNEGFDDGDIANFHTLFNVIVTAIFIPFAGVLEKLACITVRDKPGEEEDVFSKEDLLDERFLVTPNVAIAQTREAVVQMGIYARKNFESACMMFDKYDMREIEKINEREELLDRLEDRVGQYLIKLNDCKLNEDEGRMVTTLFHLISEFERIGDYSVNLCETANVLYEEEAHFSERANWELSVVHGAISEIIGLAIEATKTMDMNVLTEIEPLEEVVDRLVEELKAVHIDRSKNGQCPIEVGIHFLDILTNVERISDHCSNIAIYLISTKQQYETLKKHEYLDELHKHGPETYEKKLKEYSAKYSLETLA; this comes from the coding sequence ATGTCTATCTTCTTCAACATACTGGTCGCGATAGGCGGACTGGCGATGTTCATGTACGGTATGAAGACCCTTAGTTCGGGTCTTGAAAAATCTGCCGGCGGACTTATGGAAAAGATACTTGCAAAAGTATCGGGCAATATCTTCACAAGTATATTCTTCGGCGCTGTTGTGACTGCGGCGGTGCAGTCCTCGACTGCGACTACGGTAATAGTTATCGGTCTTGTTAATGCGGGACTTCTGAAACTCCGCGGCGCGGTGGGAATAATCATGGGTGCGAATATCGGCACGACCATGACAGCTCATATACTCAGACTTGCAAGTGTTGGTGAATCTGACAGTTTTCTGATAAACCTTGTAAACCCTGTAAATCTTTCAGCAATTCTGGCGATAGCGGGCATGGGTATAATAATGTTCTCGAAGAAGAACAAGAAAAAGACGGTCGGCGAGATACTGCTGGGTGTTGCGATACTGTTCACAGGTATAACCACCATGAAGAACTCTATCGGACCTCTTTTCAAGGATCCCGATACGGTTCAGAAGATATTCAGTCTGCTGAAGAACCCTGCGCTTGGTATACTGGTCGGTATAGTCGTAACTATCTGCACACAGTCCAGTGCGGCTGCGGTAGGTATACTACAGATAATCGCAAGCGGATCGGGCGGCGCAGTACTGTTTGCATCGGCATTTCCGATAATCATGGGTACAAACATAGGTACCTGCGCGACACCTCTGCTGTCGTCACTGAAATCTTCCAAAAACGCAAAAAGAGCGGCACTGCTGCACTTTTACTTCAATTCCATCGGTACTATACTGTTCCTGATAGTGATATACGCAGTTCAGTTCACTGTGGGCTGGTCATTCTGGAATGAAGGATTCGATGACGGTGACATAGCAAACTTCCATACACTGTTCAACGTTATCGTGACTGCGATATTCATACCCTTTGCAGGTGTACTTGAAAAGCTTGCCTGTATCACAGTTCGCGATAAGCCAGGCGAGGAAGAAGACGTATTCTCCAAGGAAGATCTGCTGGACGAAAGATTCCTTGTTACCCCGAATGTTGCTATCGCACAGACAAGGGAAGCGGTCGTTCAGATGGGTATATATGCCCGCAAGAACTTTGAATCTGCCTGCATGATGTTCGATAAGTATGACATGAGGGAGATAGAGAAGATCAACGAGCGTGAGGAACTGCTGGACAGGCTTGAAGACCGTGTGGGTCAGTACCTTATCAAGCTGAATGACTGTAAGCTCAACGAGGACGAGGGACGAATGGTAACTACCCTATTCCACCTGATAAGCGAGTTTGAACGTATCGGTGACTACTCGGTGAACCTCTGTGAAACAGCAAATGTGCTTTATGAGGAAGAAGCACACTTCTCTGAAAGGGCTAACTGGGAGCTCAGTGTAGTTCACGGCGCTATTTCCGAGATAATCGGTCTTGCAATCGAAGCAACAAAGACTATGGATATGAATGTACTGACTGAGATAGAACCTCTTGAAGAGGTGGTAGACCGCCTGGTGGAAGAACTCAAGGCGGTACATATCGACCGCTCAAAGAACGGTCAGTGTCCTATCGAAGTCGGAATACATTTCCTGGATATACTTACCAATGTGGAGAGGATATCCGATCACTGCTCAAATATAGCAATATATCTTATCTCGACAAAACAGCAGTATGAGACCCTTAAAAAGCACGAATATCTGGACGAACTGCACAAGCACGGTCCCGAGACCTACGAGAAAAAGCTCAAAGAGTACAGTGCAAAGTACTCACTTGAAACACTGGCTTAG
- the uvrB gene encoding excinuclease ABC subunit UvrB: MDRFQLVSDYKLSGDQPEAVDALVKGVESGMKEQTLLGVTGSGKTFTMANVIERLNRPTLVLAHNKILAAQLCSEFKEFFPNNAVEYFVSYYDYYQPEAYVPSTDVYIEKDSSINDEIDKLRHSATTAITERRDVIIVASVSCIYSLGDPSEYKSMVVSIRKGAEKSRDELIAELVKIQYERNDINFVRNKFRVRGDVVEIFPADSTDKALRVEFFGDEIDRICEVNVLTGEVLSTLNHAAVFPASHYIVGREKMLDAIDEIKEELAERVKCFEDRGMLIEAQRIQQRTNYDMEMLEEIGFCSGIENYSRVLARRSKGAVPFTLFDFMPDDFLLMVDESHVSLPQVRGMFAGDRARKQTLVDYGFRLPSALDNRPLQFDEFYERINQAIFVSATPGPIEKEKSQQIVEQVIRPTGLLDPLISVRPTDGQIEDLLGEINKRVEKGQRVLVTTLTKKMAEDLTAYLKGFDVKVRYMHHDIDTIERMEIIRDLRLGEFDVLVGINLLREGLDLPEVSLVAILDADKEGFLRSESSLIQTIGRAARNSEGMVIMYADSVTRSMESAIRETERRRAIQEKYNEEHGIVPKTIVKDIRDVIEISTKEEAEYSARQAVKLSKAEQQKLIDKLTREMKEAAKLLEFEHAAFLRDRIAELKGEKK; this comes from the coding sequence GTGGATAGATTCCAACTGGTTTCGGATTATAAGCTTTCCGGCGATCAGCCTGAAGCAGTGGATGCTCTGGTAAAGGGCGTAGAATCGGGTATGAAGGAGCAGACGCTTCTGGGCGTTACGGGCTCGGGCAAGACTTTTACTATGGCTAATGTTATCGAGCGGTTAAACCGTCCGACCCTTGTACTTGCTCATAACAAGATACTTGCGGCACAGCTTTGTTCGGAGTTCAAGGAGTTTTTCCCGAACAATGCGGTGGAGTATTTTGTAAGCTACTACGATTACTACCAGCCCGAAGCCTATGTTCCCAGTACAGATGTGTACATAGAAAAGGACAGTTCTATTAACGATGAGATAGATAAGCTGCGTCATTCTGCTACTACGGCTATAACCGAAAGGCGGGATGTTATAATAGTAGCCAGTGTTTCATGCATATACTCCCTTGGTGATCCGTCAGAGTATAAGTCCATGGTGGTAAGTATACGCAAGGGAGCTGAAAAATCACGTGATGAGCTTATTGCGGAGCTTGTGAAGATACAGTACGAGCGAAACGACATCAATTTTGTAAGAAATAAGTTCCGTGTAAGGGGCGACGTGGTTGAGATATTCCCTGCGGATTCCACGGATAAGGCGCTGAGAGTCGAGTTCTTCGGAGATGAGATCGACCGTATATGCGAGGTGAACGTGCTGACTGGGGAAGTGCTCTCAACGCTGAATCACGCTGCTGTTTTTCCTGCATCTCATTATATCGTCGGCCGCGAGAAAATGCTGGATGCTATCGACGAGATAAAGGAAGAACTTGCTGAACGTGTGAAATGCTTCGAGGACAGAGGTATGCTGATAGAAGCACAGCGTATACAGCAGAGGACGAATTACGATATGGAGATGCTGGAGGAGATAGGCTTCTGCAGCGGAATAGAAAACTATTCCCGCGTACTGGCAAGACGTTCAAAGGGTGCTGTACCTTTCACGCTGTTTGACTTCATGCCGGATGATTTTCTGCTTATGGTGGACGAATCTCACGTTTCACTGCCGCAGGTAAGGGGAATGTTCGCAGGGGACAGGGCGCGTAAGCAGACTCTGGTGGATTACGGTTTTCGTCTGCCCTCGGCACTGGATAACCGCCCTTTGCAGTTCGATGAATTTTACGAGCGCATAAATCAGGCTATATTTGTATCAGCTACCCCGGGACCCATAGAAAAAGAAAAGTCGCAGCAGATAGTGGAACAGGTGATAAGACCTACAGGACTTCTCGATCCGCTGATATCCGTAAGACCTACCGATGGTCAGATAGAGGATCTGCTTGGCGAGATAAACAAAAGGGTAGAGAAAGGTCAGCGTGTGCTTGTGACTACGCTCACAAAAAAGATGGCTGAAGATCTTACTGCCTATCTGAAGGGCTTTGATGTTAAGGTGCGGTATATGCACCATGATATTGATACCATTGAGCGTATGGAGATAATACGCGATCTTCGTCTGGGCGAGTTTGATGTGCTTGTTGGTATCAACCTTCTGAGAGAGGGTCTTGATCTGCCCGAGGTTTCACTTGTTGCGATACTCGATGCTGACAAGGAGGGCTTCCTGCGTTCGGAAAGTTCGCTTATCCAGACCATAGGCAGAGCGGCAAGAAACTCGGAAGGTATGGTAATAATGTATGCCGACAGCGTGACACGCTCGATGGAGAGTGCCATACGTGAGACTGAAAGACGACGTGCTATACAGGAAAAATATAATGAGGAACACGGCATAGTTCCCAAGACCATAGTCAAGGATATAAGAGATGTCATTGAGATATCCACAAAGGAAGAAGCGGAGTATTCCGCAAGACAGGCTGTGAAGCTTTCGAAGGCAGAACAGCAGAAGCTTATAGATAAGCTGACCCGCGAGATGAAAGAAGCTGCGAAGCTTCTTGAATTTGAGCACGCAGCATTCCTGCGTGACAGGATAGCTGAACTCAAAGGGGAGAAAAAGTGA